GGGGAGTTCTCTACATGACCGTATCCATATCGGATGAATTTCAATCCTTCGACCAGCGCGCCGTCATCAAGGTGTGCGGCATCGGCGGCGGCGGCGGCAATGCCGTCACCCGCATGATCGAGGCCGGCCTGTCGGACGTCGATTTCATCGCCATCAACACCGACGCCCAGGCCCTCAAGAATTCGCCCGCCGGTACCCGCCTCCAGGTGGGCGTGGAACTCACCGGTGGTCTCGGATCCGGCGCCCAGCCCGGCGTGGGCGCACGCGCCGCGGAAGAAGACCGCGAGCGCATCAAAGAAGTCCTCGGCGGCGCCGATATGGTCTTCTTGACCGCCGGTCTCGGCGGCGGCACCGGCACCGGCGCCTCGCCCATCGTCGCCCAGGAGGCCACCTCGAACGGAGCGCTCACCGTCGCCATCGTGACCCTGCCCTTCAGCTTCGAAGGCAAAGAGCGCATGAATCTGGCCCTCCGCGGCCTGGCCGAGCTGGAGAAACACGTGGATACGCTCATTGTCGTGCCCAATGATCGCGTCGCCACCCTCTGCCAGAACAATATGTCCCTCTTGAACGCCTTCAAGAACGCGGACGAAGTGCTCCACAACGGCGTCCGCGCCATCTCCGAACTGATCACCATCCCCGGCCTGATCAACCTCGACTTTGCCGACGTTCGCACGATCATGCAGGCCCGGGGACGCGCCCTCATGGGCATCGGCACCGCGGAGGGCGAAGATCGCGCCATTCGCGCCGCCCAGGAAGCGATCGTCTGCCCCCTCCTCGAACAGTCCAACATCAATGGGGCCATGGGCGTTATCGTGAACATAAAAGGCGGCTGCGACATCGGCATGCGCGAAGTCCAGGAGGCCGTTACCGCCGTGAAGGATTCCGCGCACCCCGACGCCAACATCATCTTTGGCGCCGTAGTCGACGAGCAGGAGCGCCCCGAACTGCAGGTGACCGTCATCGCCGCCGGATTCCCCAAAGGCGTCTCCGAGGAGTTTCTCTCCTCCGATGGCAAGAAGACCTACCTGGCCTCGGTGCCGCCGCCCCTCCCCGACCGGGAGCGCCGCAAGACCGTTCGCAAGGAGGAAAAGCCCGCCGCCGCACTGGCCGCGGAGGAAAAGTCCGCCCCCATGCCCGCGCCGCCGGAGGAGCAATTCCTGTTTCCCGACGAATCGACCCGAAGCAAGCCAGCCGCGCCTGAACCCGACGAGGATCTTGGCATTCCCGCGTTTCTTCGGAACCGCATGAAGAAGAAAAACAAATGATGGATCGTGCCACCTTCGTGAAGTTGCTGCAGCGCGCCGTGCAGAAAGACGCTTCGGATATCCATCTCAAGTCCGGAAGCCCCGTCTATTTCCGCGTCGACGGCCTCATGGGCGCCCAGGAGGGCGACACCCTGCAGAACGAGGACATTGACAGCATCCTCAATGTGCTGCTCAGT
The sequence above is a segment of the Candidatus Hydrogenedentota bacterium genome. Coding sequences within it:
- the ftsZ gene encoding cell division protein FtsZ, whose amino-acid sequence is MTVSISDEFQSFDQRAVIKVCGIGGGGGNAVTRMIEAGLSDVDFIAINTDAQALKNSPAGTRLQVGVELTGGLGSGAQPGVGARAAEEDRERIKEVLGGADMVFLTAGLGGGTGTGASPIVAQEATSNGALTVAIVTLPFSFEGKERMNLALRGLAELEKHVDTLIVVPNDRVATLCQNNMSLLNAFKNADEVLHNGVRAISELITIPGLINLDFADVRTIMQARGRALMGIGTAEGEDRAIRAAQEAIVCPLLEQSNINGAMGVIVNIKGGCDIGMREVQEAVTAVKDSAHPDANIIFGAVVDEQERPELQVTVIAAGFPKGVSEEFLSSDGKKTYLASVPPPLPDRERRKTVRKEEKPAAALAAEEKSAPMPAPPEEQFLFPDESTRSKPAAPEPDEDLGIPAFLRNRMKKKNK